A stretch of the Thermus thermophilus genome encodes the following:
- a CDS encoding alpha/beta hydrolase family protein, translated as MRFGLWLSCFLLPALAQVLTLPDLRARTYGEGGFRVERVLEERPAFTRVQFSHLSDGLRVHGFANLPKGRGPFPVVVVLHGYVEPSRYRLLAYTTPYADFLAERGYLVLHPNFRGHPPSEGAPAQGLRHVYAVDVLNLLAEVRRGAFPQADPARIALFGHSMGGGVAQIVSLVDPALRGVVLYGSMSGDERRNLERIRYWSGGARGGELFALSPELLRRASAWTYLAELSVPLSVHHGLQDAQVPPEWSWELCRRLKALKKPVECFSYPGGHLFRGEVDRVFRERVLAFLGRVL; from the coding sequence ATGCGCTTCGGGCTTTGGCTTTCCTGCTTCCTCCTCCCGGCCCTGGCCCAGGTCCTCACCCTCCCTGACCTCCGGGCGCGGACCTACGGGGAGGGAGGGTTTCGCGTGGAGCGGGTCCTGGAGGAGAGGCCCGCCTTCACCCGGGTCCAGTTCTCCCACCTCTCCGACGGCCTCCGGGTCCACGGGTTCGCCAACCTGCCCAAAGGCCGAGGCCCCTTCCCCGTGGTGGTGGTCCTCCACGGCTACGTGGAGCCGAGCCGCTACCGCCTCCTCGCCTACACCACCCCCTACGCCGACTTCCTGGCGGAAAGGGGCTACCTCGTCCTCCACCCGAACTTTCGGGGCCACCCCCCTTCCGAGGGCGCCCCGGCCCAAGGCCTCCGCCACGTCTACGCCGTGGACGTGCTGAACCTCCTCGCCGAGGTGCGCCGGGGGGCCTTCCCCCAGGCGGACCCCGCCCGCATCGCCCTCTTCGGCCACTCCATGGGGGGCGGCGTCGCCCAGATCGTGAGCCTGGTGGACCCTGCTTTAAGAGGCGTGGTCCTCTACGGGAGCATGAGCGGGGACGAGCGGAGGAACCTGGAGCGGATCCGCTACTGGTCGGGGGGAGCTCGGGGAGGGGAGCTGTTCGCCCTTTCGCCCGAGCTCCTCCGGCGGGCCTCCGCCTGGACCTACCTGGCGGAGCTTTCCGTGCCCTTGAGCGTCCACCACGGGCTTCAAGACGCCCAGGTGCCCCCGGAGTGGTCCTGGGAGCTCTGCCGCAGGCTCAAGGCCCTGAAAAAGCCCGTGGAGTGCTTCAGCTACCCCGGGGGGCACCTCTTCCGGGGGGAGGTGGACCGGGTCTTCCGGGAGCGGGTGTTGGCCTTCCTGGGCCGGGTGCTTTAG
- a CDS encoding quinate 5-dehydrogenase, giving the protein MAKRVVSVSLGSSRRDAAAEVELLGERVLLERRGTDGDFQRALCLIQELDGKVDAIGLGGIDLYLFAGGRRYALRDALRLKEAAKKTPVVDGSGLKHTLERRAVRELASLIDWRKTKVLLPSAVDRFGLAEALDEAGAKVLYGDFIFALGLPIPLYSLSFLQKLAFLLLPLFTRLPFSVLYPTGKKQEEVREDWRARYYAWADVVAGDWHYIRRHMPKDMRGKTVLTNTTTEEDVAFLRERGVRRLVTTTPRLGGRSFGTNVMEAMLVALAGRELGEADYLRYIDQIGLKPQVLELEGQA; this is encoded by the coding sequence GTGGCCAAGCGCGTGGTTTCCGTCTCCTTGGGCAGCAGCCGCCGGGACGCCGCGGCCGAGGTGGAGCTTTTGGGGGAGCGGGTCCTCTTGGAGCGGCGGGGGACGGACGGGGATTTCCAGAGGGCCCTCTGCCTCATCCAGGAGCTGGACGGCAAGGTGGACGCCATCGGCCTAGGCGGGATTGACCTTTACCTCTTCGCCGGAGGGCGGCGGTACGCCCTCCGGGACGCCCTGAGGCTCAAGGAGGCGGCCAAGAAGACCCCCGTGGTGGACGGCTCCGGCCTCAAGCACACCTTGGAGAGGCGGGCGGTGCGGGAGCTCGCCTCCCTTATAGACTGGAGGAAGACCAAGGTCCTCCTGCCCTCGGCCGTGGACCGGTTCGGCCTCGCCGAGGCCTTGGACGAGGCGGGGGCGAAGGTGCTCTACGGGGACTTCATCTTCGCCCTGGGTCTGCCCATTCCCCTCTACAGCCTCTCCTTCCTGCAGAAGCTCGCCTTCCTCCTCCTTCCCCTCTTCACCCGCCTGCCCTTTTCCGTTCTCTACCCCACGGGGAAGAAGCAGGAGGAGGTGCGGGAGGACTGGCGCGCCCGCTACTACGCCTGGGCCGACGTGGTGGCCGGGGACTGGCACTACATCCGGCGCCACATGCCCAAGGACATGCGGGGCAAGACGGTCCTCACCAACACCACCACGGAGGAGGACGTGGCCTTCCTCCGGGAGCGGGGGGTGAGGCGCCTCGTCACCACCACCCCGAGGCTTGGCGGCCGGAGCTTCGGGACCAACGTGATGGAGGCCATGCTGGTCGCCCTCGCGGGGCGGGAGCTCGGGGAGGCGGACTACCTCCGCTATATTGACCAAATAGGGCTGAAGCCCCAGGTGTTGGAACTGGAGGGACAGGCATGA
- the efp gene encoding elongation factor P: MISVTDLRPGTKVKMDGGLWECVEYQHQKLGRGGAKVVAKFKNLETGATVERTFNSGEKLEDVYVETRELQYLYPEGEEMVFMDLETYEQFAVPRSRVVGAEFFKEGMTALGDMYEGQPIKVTPPTVVELKVVDTPPGVRGDTVSGGSKPATLETGAVVQVPLFVEPGEVIKVDTRTGEYVGRA, from the coding sequence ATGATCAGCGTGACGGATCTGCGACCCGGAACCAAGGTGAAGATGGACGGCGGCCTTTGGGAGTGCGTGGAGTACCAGCACCAGAAGCTGGGCCGCGGCGGCGCCAAGGTGGTGGCCAAGTTCAAGAACCTGGAGACGGGGGCCACGGTGGAGCGCACCTTCAACTCCGGGGAGAAGCTGGAGGACGTCTACGTGGAAACCCGGGAGCTCCAGTACCTCTACCCGGAGGGGGAGGAGATGGTCTTCATGGACCTGGAGACCTACGAGCAGTTCGCCGTGCCCCGCTCCCGGGTGGTGGGGGCGGAGTTCTTCAAGGAGGGCATGACCGCCCTCGGGGACATGTATGAGGGGCAGCCCATCAAGGTGACCCCGCCCACCGTGGTGGAGCTCAAGGTGGTGGACACGCCCCCGGGCGTGCGGGGGGACACGGTCTCCGGGGGGTCCAAGCCCGCCACCTTGGAGACGGGGGCCGTGGTCCAGGTGCCCCTTTTCGTGGAACCCGGAGAGGTCATCAAGGTGGACACCCGGACCGGCGAGTACGTGGGCCGGGCCTAG
- the accB gene encoding acetyl-CoA carboxylase biotin carboxyl carrier protein has product MTPKELKQILQALVEHGVNELTLETPDYKLTVRRGGEVQVVSVPQVQAPILAAPPEVPAPTPPAPAVPAAEPQPQAKAEPQDDCPGCVEVRAPIVGTFYRAPAPDAPPYVKEGDRVEKGQVLCIIEAMKLMNEIESEVSGIVKKILVENGEPVEYGQPLFLIQPV; this is encoded by the coding sequence ATGACGCCGAAGGAGCTGAAGCAGATCCTGCAGGCCTTGGTGGAGCACGGGGTGAACGAGCTCACCCTAGAGACCCCGGACTACAAGCTCACCGTGCGGCGGGGCGGGGAGGTGCAGGTGGTGAGCGTTCCCCAGGTCCAGGCCCCCATTCTGGCGGCCCCCCCGGAGGTACCGGCCCCGACCCCGCCCGCGCCGGCGGTCCCGGCGGCGGAGCCCCAGCCCCAGGCCAAGGCGGAGCCCCAGGACGACTGCCCGGGGTGCGTGGAGGTCCGGGCCCCCATCGTGGGCACCTTCTACCGGGCCCCGGCCCCGGACGCTCCTCCCTACGTGAAGGAGGGGGACCGGGTGGAGAAGGGGCAGGTCCTCTGCATCATTGAGGCCATGAAGCTCATGAACGAGATCGAGTCCGAGGTCTCGGGGATCGTCAAGAAGATCCTGGTGGAGAACGGGGAGCCCGTGGAGTACGGCCAGCCCCTCTTCCTTATCCAGCCGGTATGA
- the accC gene encoding acetyl-CoA carboxylase biotin carboxylase subunit — protein sequence MKKVLIANRGEIALRIIRAARELGIKTVVAHSTADEKSLPVLLADEAICIGPPPSGQSYLNIPNLLSAAIVTGADAIHPGYGFLAENATFAEMCREHGITFIGPTPENMRALGDKATARKVAREAGVPTVPGTDELGSVEEAKRAAQEIGYPVILKASAGGGGRGMRVVHTEEELERAVLQAQEEARAAFGNPAIYLEKYIEEPKHIEIQVLGDGERVVHLWERDCSIQRRHQKLLEEAPSLLPEETRRAIAEAARRLAEHVGYVSAGTLEFLVDKEGNFYFIEMNTRIQVEHPVTEMITGIDLVQAQFRIAQGEKLWLKQEEIQVRGHAIEVRVNAEDPEKGFRPSIGKVETLLFPGGPGVRVDSHLYTGYQIPPHYDSLIAKIIVWAPTREEAIRRMERALSETVIEGPGLKTTIPFHQKVLQNAFFRRGAVYTNFVARRMEM from the coding sequence ATGAAGAAGGTCCTGATCGCCAACCGGGGCGAGATCGCTTTGAGGATCATCCGGGCGGCCCGGGAGCTCGGGATCAAGACGGTGGTGGCCCACTCCACCGCCGACGAGAAGAGCTTGCCCGTTCTCCTCGCCGACGAGGCCATCTGCATCGGGCCGCCTCCCTCGGGGCAGAGCTACCTCAACATCCCCAACCTCCTCTCCGCGGCCATCGTCACCGGGGCGGACGCCATCCACCCGGGCTACGGCTTCCTGGCGGAGAACGCCACCTTCGCCGAGATGTGCCGGGAGCACGGGATCACCTTCATCGGCCCCACCCCGGAGAACATGAGGGCCCTGGGGGACAAGGCCACCGCGAGGAAGGTGGCCCGGGAGGCGGGGGTGCCCACGGTGCCGGGCACGGACGAGCTGGGTAGCGTGGAGGAGGCCAAGCGGGCGGCCCAGGAGATCGGCTACCCCGTGATCCTCAAGGCGAGCGCGGGAGGCGGGGGCCGGGGCATGCGCGTGGTCCACACGGAGGAGGAACTGGAGCGGGCGGTGCTCCAGGCCCAGGAGGAGGCCCGGGCCGCCTTCGGGAACCCCGCCATCTACCTGGAGAAGTACATAGAGGAGCCCAAGCACATTGAGATCCAGGTCCTGGGGGACGGGGAGCGGGTGGTGCACCTTTGGGAGCGGGACTGCTCCATCCAGCGCCGCCACCAGAAGCTTTTGGAGGAGGCCCCGAGCCTCCTTCCCGAGGAGACCCGCCGGGCCATCGCCGAGGCGGCGCGGCGCCTCGCCGAGCACGTGGGGTACGTCTCCGCGGGCACCCTGGAGTTTTTGGTGGACAAGGAGGGGAACTTCTACTTCATTGAGATGAACACCCGCATCCAGGTGGAGCACCCCGTCACCGAGATGATCACGGGGATTGACCTGGTCCAGGCCCAGTTCCGCATCGCCCAGGGGGAGAAGCTCTGGCTCAAGCAGGAGGAGATCCAGGTCCGGGGGCACGCCATAGAGGTGCGCGTCAACGCCGAGGACCCAGAGAAGGGCTTCAGGCCCTCCATCGGCAAGGTGGAAACCCTCCTCTTCCCCGGGGGGCCTGGGGTGCGGGTGGACAGCCACCTCTACACCGGCTACCAGATCCCGCCCCACTACGACAGCCTCATCGCCAAGATCATCGTCTGGGCCCCCACCCGGGAGGAGGCCATAAGGCGCATGGAGCGAGCCCTCTCCGAGACGGTGATTGAGGGCCCGGGCCTCAAGACCACCATCCCCTTCCACCAGAAGGTCCTCCAGAACGCCTTCTTCCGCAGGGGGGCCGTATACACCAACTTCGTGGCCCGGCGGATGGAGATGTAG
- a CDS encoding Asp23/Gls24 family envelope stress response protein: MRVDYEISEQALEAVVLCALKGIEGVRALEAVPRSLADVFRRGRPVRLESTPEGLVVDLLLAVPYGVVIPELAARVQQEVDEALFLATGRRARAVNVTVGQVVPEEDHAQAG, encoded by the coding sequence GTGCGGGTGGACTACGAGATCAGCGAGCAGGCCCTCGAGGCCGTGGTCCTTTGCGCCCTAAAGGGGATAGAGGGGGTAAGGGCCCTCGAGGCCGTCCCCCGTTCCTTGGCGGATGTCTTCCGCCGGGGGCGGCCCGTGCGGCTGGAGTCTACCCCGGAGGGGCTTGTGGTGGACCTGCTGCTGGCCGTGCCCTACGGGGTGGTCATTCCGGAGCTTGCCGCCCGGGTGCAGCAGGAGGTGGACGAGGCCCTCTTCCTGGCCACGGGGAGGCGGGCGCGGGCGGTGAACGTCACCGTGGGCCAGGTGGTGCCGGAGGAGGACCATGCGCAGGCGGGCTAG
- the nusB gene encoding transcription antitermination factor NusB codes for MRRRARELAMRALFAHTVGGMGLEEAFQHALEEMGGEEEGYAEPLDQEGVAFARRLLSGYKAHQEEVDRVLEETVEGWDFRQMAKTDLAVLRLAVYEMLYEPTPFEPLIEVAVKIANRYGGEHSGSFVNGVLARVYRRVVAGELKTVAKEA; via the coding sequence ATGCGCAGGCGGGCTAGGGAGCTGGCCATGCGGGCCCTCTTCGCCCACACCGTGGGGGGGATGGGGCTGGAGGAGGCTTTCCAGCACGCCCTGGAGGAGATGGGCGGGGAGGAGGAGGGGTACGCCGAGCCCCTGGACCAGGAGGGGGTGGCCTTTGCCCGGCGCCTCCTCTCGGGGTACAAGGCCCACCAGGAGGAGGTGGACCGGGTGCTCGAGGAGACGGTGGAGGGCTGGGACTTCCGCCAGATGGCCAAGACGGACCTGGCCGTGCTGCGCCTGGCCGTCTACGAGATGCTCTACGAACCCACGCCCTTTGAGCCCTTGATTGAGGTGGCGGTGAAGATCGCCAACCGCTACGGCGGCGAGCACTCGGGGAGCTTCGTCAACGGGGTGCTCGCCCGGGTCTACCGCCGGGTAGTGGCCGGGGAGCTGAAGACGGTGGCCAAGGAGGCTTAG
- a CDS encoding bifunctional methylenetetrahydrofolate dehydrogenase/methenyltetrahydrofolate cyclohydrolase, with amino-acid sequence MAAQVLSGHEAAEAVYEEIRARLRGLSFTPSLRVIRLGEDPASVAYVRLKDKRARALGYRSQVEVYPEDLPEEALLERIAALNADEEVDGILVQLPLPPHIRTQRVLEAIHPLKDVDGFHPLNVGRLWSGGKGLFPCTPLGVVRLLKHYGVDLRGKEVVVVGRSNIVGKPLAGLLLREDATVTLAHSKTQDLPEVTRRAQVLVVAVGRPHLVRKEWVREGAIVVDVGVNRVEGRLLGDVHPEVAEVASALTPVPGGVGPMTVAMLMGNTLEAALLRRHGASG; translated from the coding sequence GTGGCGGCCCAGGTGCTTTCGGGACACGAGGCGGCGGAGGCGGTCTACGAGGAGATCCGCGCCCGGCTACGCGGCCTTTCCTTCACCCCTTCCCTGCGGGTGATCCGGCTCGGGGAGGACCCGGCCTCGGTGGCCTACGTGCGGCTTAAGGACAAGCGGGCGCGGGCTTTGGGGTACCGAAGCCAGGTGGAGGTCTATCCGGAGGACCTCCCCGAGGAGGCCCTTCTGGAAAGGATCGCCGCCCTCAACGCCGACGAGGAGGTGGACGGGATCCTGGTCCAGCTTCCCCTCCCCCCGCACATCCGCACCCAGCGGGTCCTCGAGGCCATCCACCCCTTGAAGGACGTGGACGGCTTCCACCCCCTGAACGTGGGGCGGCTTTGGAGCGGGGGAAAGGGGCTTTTCCCCTGCACCCCCCTAGGGGTGGTCCGTCTCCTCAAGCACTATGGGGTGGACCTTAGGGGCAAGGAGGTGGTGGTGGTGGGGCGGTCCAACATCGTGGGAAAGCCCCTGGCGGGGCTTCTTCTGCGGGAGGACGCCACCGTGACCCTGGCCCACTCCAAGACCCAGGACCTGCCCGAGGTCACCCGAAGGGCCCAGGTCCTGGTGGTGGCCGTGGGCCGGCCCCACCTGGTGCGGAAGGAGTGGGTGCGGGAAGGGGCCATCGTGGTGGACGTGGGCGTGAACCGCGTGGAGGGGAGGCTTCTCGGCGACGTGCACCCCGAGGTGGCCGAGGTGGCCTCCGCCCTCACCCCCGTGCCGGGCGGGGTGGGGCCCATGACCGTGGCCATGCTCATGGGGAACACCCTCGAGGCCGCCCTCTTGAGGCGCCATGGAGCTTCTGGCTAA
- a CDS encoding divergent PAP2 family protein, with translation MELLANAVFWTAVLANLTAQTLKLLLYYLLEGRFQWHRFLDTGGMPSTHSATVSALAVSVGLREGFDTSLFAVAAVFALIVMYDAAGIRRAAGLHAQLLNQLMEELGQVIRLGPQRGPLKELLGHTYLEVAVGALIGGLVALGAYRLFPAA, from the coding sequence ATGGAGCTTCTGGCTAACGCCGTTTTTTGGACGGCGGTCCTCGCCAACCTCACCGCCCAGACCCTCAAGCTCCTCCTCTACTACCTCCTGGAGGGGCGCTTCCAGTGGCACCGCTTCCTGGACACCGGAGGGATGCCCTCCACCCACTCCGCCACGGTGAGCGCCCTCGCGGTGAGCGTGGGCCTCAGGGAAGGGTTTGACACCAGCCTCTTCGCCGTGGCCGCCGTCTTCGCCCTCATCGTCATGTACGACGCCGCCGGGATCCGCCGGGCGGCGGGGCTTCACGCCCAGCTCCTCAACCAGCTCATGGAGGAGCTCGGCCAGGTGATCCGCCTGGGTCCCCAGCGGGGCCCCCTGAAGGAGCTTTTGGGGCACACCTACTTGGAGGTGGCGGTGGGGGCCCTGATCGGAGGGCTCGTGGCCCTTGGGGCCTACCGGCTTTTCCCTGCGGCGTAA
- a CDS encoding (Fe-S)-binding protein: MLTLPEKIFFVLLAALSLYYAYTGFRRVYLAIRRGRPEERFDRLPERIGRALWLVLTQQTVFKRRPLVSLLHAFVFYGFVYYLLVNLVDFLEGFFGLHARGGLWNPYNLIADLLTALILVGILGLMLRRYLLAPQDFTWNPKVRLHEKAQAGIARDSAIVGAFIAFHVGSRLLSKAFQLASEGPDPFQPVASALAGALSGLSPALLTFGEHFFWWGALGSILLFLPYFPRSKHIHLFMAPINLAFRKEVPGALAPLDLEKEEEKFGAEKLEDLSWKRLLDAYACIMCNRCQEACPAYATGKALSPAAILISERYELNAILPEFAAGKESPRPLMDFALNEEALWACTTCMACVEVCPVGNEPMLHILDVRRAKVLMEGEFPQQLNNAFRGMERSGNPWGIGQGKRLDWAEGLNVPTVEEKPHPEVLYWVGCAPSYDPRAQKIARSMVEILNASGVDWAVLGRREKCTGDAARRAGNEYLFFQLATENVETLNAVAPKTIVTTCPHCFHTLKNEYKDFGGHYRVVHHTEFIAELLRKGRIRVEEETRKVVFHDPCYLGRHNGVYEAPREVLKEVGFALAEPPRSRERSFCCGAGGAQFWKEEEPGAMRVSENRYKELKGTGAEVIATGCPFCMAMMNVETAQDERPLEVLDVAELVARGLKA, translated from the coding sequence ATGCTCACCTTGCCGGAAAAAATCTTCTTCGTCCTCCTCGCGGCCCTGAGCCTCTACTACGCCTACACGGGCTTCCGCCGGGTCTACCTGGCCATAAGGCGGGGGCGGCCTGAGGAGCGCTTTGACCGCCTGCCCGAGCGCATCGGCCGGGCCCTTTGGCTTGTCCTCACCCAGCAGACGGTCTTCAAGAGGAGGCCCCTCGTCTCCCTCCTCCACGCCTTCGTCTTCTACGGCTTCGTCTACTACCTCCTGGTGAACCTCGTGGACTTCCTGGAGGGCTTCTTCGGCCTCCACGCCCGGGGAGGGCTTTGGAACCCCTATAACCTCATCGCCGACCTCCTCACCGCCCTGATCCTGGTGGGCATCCTGGGCCTCATGCTTAGGCGCTACCTCCTCGCTCCCCAGGATTTCACCTGGAACCCCAAGGTGCGCCTGCACGAGAAAGCCCAGGCGGGCATCGCCCGGGACTCGGCCATCGTGGGGGCCTTCATCGCCTTCCACGTGGGAAGCCGCCTCCTCTCCAAGGCCTTCCAGCTCGCAAGCGAAGGCCCGGACCCCTTCCAGCCCGTGGCGAGCGCCCTCGCCGGGGCGCTTTCCGGCCTTTCCCCCGCCCTCCTCACCTTTGGCGAGCACTTCTTCTGGTGGGGCGCCTTGGGCTCCATCCTCCTCTTCCTGCCCTACTTCCCCCGCTCCAAGCACATCCACCTCTTCATGGCCCCCATCAACCTGGCCTTCCGCAAGGAGGTGCCGGGGGCCCTCGCGCCCCTGGACTTGGAGAAGGAGGAGGAGAAGTTTGGGGCGGAGAAGCTGGAGGACCTCTCCTGGAAGCGGCTTTTGGACGCCTACGCCTGCATCATGTGCAACCGCTGCCAGGAGGCCTGCCCCGCCTACGCCACGGGAAAGGCCCTTTCTCCGGCCGCCATCCTCATCTCCGAGCGCTACGAGCTAAACGCCATCCTCCCCGAGTTCGCCGCCGGGAAGGAGAGTCCCAGGCCCCTCATGGACTTCGCCCTGAACGAGGAGGCCCTCTGGGCCTGCACCACCTGCATGGCCTGCGTGGAGGTCTGCCCCGTGGGCAACGAGCCCATGCTTCACATCCTGGACGTGCGCCGGGCCAAGGTGCTCATGGAGGGGGAGTTCCCCCAGCAGCTCAACAACGCCTTCCGGGGCATGGAGCGCTCCGGGAACCCCTGGGGCATCGGCCAGGGCAAGCGCCTGGACTGGGCGGAGGGGCTCAACGTCCCCACGGTGGAGGAGAAGCCCCACCCCGAGGTCCTCTACTGGGTGGGGTGCGCCCCGAGCTACGACCCCCGGGCCCAGAAGATCGCCCGCAGCATGGTGGAGATCCTGAACGCCAGCGGGGTGGACTGGGCCGTCTTGGGTAGGCGGGAAAAGTGCACCGGGGACGCCGCCAGGCGCGCGGGCAACGAGTACCTCTTCTTCCAGCTCGCCACGGAGAACGTGGAGACCCTGAACGCCGTGGCCCCCAAGACCATCGTCACCACCTGCCCCCACTGCTTCCACACCCTGAAGAACGAGTACAAGGACTTCGGCGGCCACTACCGGGTGGTCCACCACACGGAGTTCATCGCCGAGCTCTTGCGCAAGGGGCGGATCCGGGTGGAGGAGGAAACCCGCAAGGTGGTCTTCCACGACCCCTGCTACCTGGGCCGCCACAACGGGGTCTACGAGGCCCCGCGCGAGGTGCTAAAGGAGGTGGGCTTCGCCCTCGCCGAGCCTCCCCGGAGCCGGGAGAGGAGCTTCTGTTGCGGGGCGGGCGGGGCCCAGTTCTGGAAGGAGGAGGAGCCTGGGGCCATGCGGGTTTCCGAGAACCGCTACAAGGAGCTCAAGGGAACGGGGGCCGAGGTCATCGCCACGGGCTGCCCCTTCTGCATGGCCATGATGAACGTGGAGACCGCCCAGGACGAGAGGCCCCTCGAGGTCTTGGACGTCGCCGAGCTGGTGGCCCGGGGCCTCAAGGCCTGA
- a CDS encoding SAM-dependent methyltransferase, producing MPRDWDAFYREAQEERKPAFVVRAYGPFVPEGPVLDLAGGLGRNARYFLGRGHPVVLVEKSREALKRLRGTPGLSLLELDLEAPGALARLPQGPFAGIVMAYYVNRPLLQGLAPLLLPGGLLLVEGFTRKEAQRRGRPHSPFYWEGEELLTPPPGLALRAFGEGWMGGYRAYAVYLRP from the coding sequence ATGCCTAGGGACTGGGACGCCTTCTATCGGGAAGCCCAAGAGGAAAGGAAGCCCGCCTTTGTGGTGCGGGCCTACGGCCCCTTCGTCCCCGAAGGGCCGGTGCTGGACCTGGCGGGGGGGTTGGGGCGGAACGCCCGTTACTTCCTAGGGCGGGGCCACCCCGTGGTCCTGGTGGAGAAGAGCCGGGAGGCCCTGAAGAGGCTCCGGGGGACCCCGGGGCTTTCTCTCCTGGAGCTGGACCTCGAGGCCCCCGGGGCCCTGGCCCGCCTGCCCCAAGGCCCCTTCGCCGGGATCGTGATGGCCTACTACGTGAACCGGCCCCTCCTCCAAGGCCTCGCCCCCCTCCTCCTCCCCGGGGGGCTTCTCCTCGTGGAGGGCTTCACCCGCAAGGAGGCCCAAAGGCGGGGAAGGCCCCATAGCCCCTTCTACTGGGAAGGGGAAGAACTCCTCACCCCTCCCCCGGGCCTGGCCTTAAGGGCCTTTGGGGAGGGGTGGATGGGAGGGTACCGGGCCTACGCCGTCTACCTCAGGCCTTGA
- a CDS encoding TerC family protein yields MSGEGLLALFSVAALEALLSGDNALVLAVMVKPLPPELRRKALFYGILGAYLLRGLALLFAVFLIRLWWVQVLGGLYLVYLMVQHFRDHPEAKPLPEATAGEFWRVVVLINLVDLAFAVDSILAVVAFSKDFLLVFLGMALGILFIRLLASSVVALMERFPGLEKVAYALVGWAGVKLLLEGTHTLAHLLHRPGLALTLPKGVFWGGTLLILLVGSLLALRRHA; encoded by the coding sequence ATGAGCGGGGAGGGCCTCCTGGCGCTTTTCTCCGTGGCGGCCCTCGAGGCCTTGCTCTCCGGGGACAACGCCCTGGTTCTGGCGGTGATGGTGAAGCCCCTGCCCCCGGAGCTGAGGCGTAAGGCCCTCTTCTACGGCATCCTGGGGGCTTACCTTCTGCGAGGCCTCGCCCTCCTCTTCGCCGTCTTCCTCATCCGGCTCTGGTGGGTCCAGGTCCTGGGGGGGCTTTACCTCGTCTACCTCATGGTCCAGCACTTCCGCGACCACCCGGAGGCCAAACCCCTTCCCGAGGCCACGGCGGGGGAGTTTTGGCGGGTGGTGGTCCTCATCAACCTGGTGGACCTGGCCTTCGCCGTGGACTCCATCCTGGCGGTGGTGGCCTTCTCCAAAGACTTCCTCCTCGTGTTCCTCGGGATGGCCCTGGGGATCCTCTTCATCCGCCTCCTGGCGAGCTCGGTGGTGGCCCTGATGGAACGCTTTCCCGGGCTGGAAAAGGTGGCCTACGCCCTGGTGGGCTGGGCCGGGGTCAAGCTCCTCCTGGAGGGCACCCACACCCTCGCCCACCTCCTCCACCGCCCCGGGCTCGCCCTCACCCTCCCCAAGGGGGTCTTCTGGGGAGGTACCCTCCTCATCCTCCTCGTGGGGAGCCTCCTCGCCCTTCGCCGCCATGCCTAG
- a CDS encoding alpha/beta hydrolase-fold protein: MVRVGRRSATFYPPEGATALIGDFTDWERNPIPLEGPLTLEFPEGAYVEYAFLDREGRPFPDPENPEKAENPWWSYARAIRLPGFRYEAPPEPMEEPKVARHRLGERRFYVAETGPSPKATVVAQDGVAFYRTAGLHKVARALLEAGEVPPVRLVFVEPIDRNAEYRFSEAYEAEFHRVLEAVEGAYGPLKEVVLVGASLGGLFSLWQAWRHPERFPKVLALSPALKAHPGGKDAYRDEEWLLARYAEARRLPRVYVEVGLLEWLLAPNRRFAALLADRKAPHAYRERPSGHNWVTWKQALAPGLRYLLGPQ; this comes from the coding sequence GTGGTACGGGTAGGACGGAGGAGCGCCACCTTTTACCCGCCGGAAGGGGCCACCGCCCTCATCGGAGACTTCACCGACTGGGAGAGGAACCCCATCCCCCTCGAGGGCCCCCTCACCCTGGAGTTCCCCGAAGGGGCGTACGTGGAGTACGCCTTCCTGGACCGGGAGGGAAGGCCCTTTCCCGACCCCGAAAACCCCGAGAAGGCCGAAAACCCCTGGTGGAGTTACGCGCGGGCCATAAGGCTTCCTGGCTTCCGCTACGAGGCGCCCCCCGAGCCCATGGAAGAGCCCAAGGTGGCCCGGCACCGCCTGGGGGAGAGGCGCTTCTACGTGGCGGAGACGGGGCCTTCCCCAAAGGCCACGGTGGTGGCCCAGGACGGGGTGGCCTTCTACCGCACCGCAGGGCTCCACAAGGTGGCCCGGGCCCTTTTGGAGGCGGGGGAGGTCCCCCCGGTGCGCCTCGTCTTCGTGGAGCCCATAGACCGCAACGCCGAATACCGCTTCAGCGAGGCCTACGAGGCGGAGTTCCACCGGGTGCTGGAGGCGGTGGAAGGGGCCTACGGGCCCCTTAAGGAGGTGGTCCTGGTGGGGGCCTCCTTGGGGGGGCTTTTCTCCCTGTGGCAGGCCTGGAGGCACCCGGAGCGCTTCCCCAAGGTCCTCGCCCTCTCCCCCGCCCTCAAGGCCCACCCCGGGGGGAAAGACGCCTACCGGGACGAGGAGTGGCTTCTTGCCCGTTACGCCGAGGCCAGGCGCCTTCCCCGGGTCTACGTGGAGGTGGGGCTTTTGGAGTGGCTCCTCGCCCCCAACCGCCGCTTCGCCGCCCTCCTCGCCGACAGGAAGGCCCCCCACGCCTACCGGGAAAGGCCCAGCGGCCACAACTGGGTCACCTGGAAGCAGGCCCTGGCCCCGGGGCTGCGCTACCTCTTGGGGCCGCAATGA